The following DNA comes from Bacteroidetes bacterium SB0662_bin_6.
GTGGCTAAGGCGGTCACATTGAGGTATACAGGAAAGAGGGGAGATCGGATAGTACATCCGGAGAGCGCGCGTTCGAGCCCTCCACGGGCCTGCTCCATGAGCGGCGAGTGAAAAGCGCCGTTCACGGGCAACTGCACCACGCGCCGAGCGCCCCGGGCGCGCACCTCCTGCATGGCCCGCTCAACCGCCGATGCATCTCCGGATATAACCACCTGTCCGGGGGCATTGAAATTTGCCGCCACCACGGAATCCGAAGCCCCCGAGACCTCCTCGCACGCGCGAATCACCTGGTCATCCTCCATGCCCAGCACGGCGGCCATCGCACCAGGGCGCTCGTCGTCCGCGTTCGCCATGAGTTCGCCGCGGCACCGCACAAGCCGCAGCCCGTCTTCAAAGGAAAGGGCGCCCGCCGCAACCAGGGCACTGTATTCGCCGAGACTGTGACCGGCCGCCATCGCCGCCCGCAAATCCGTGCGGCGCAGTATCGCCATGACCGCCATGCTGTGTACGTACAGCGCAGGTTGGGTCCGGTCGGTGCGCTTCAGCGCAGCATCGCCTTCCGCCGATTTGCCGAACATGAGTTCCGAAAGCGGAAAGCCCAACAGCCGATCCGCCTGATCAATGATCTCGCGGGCTTCGGCGAAGCGCTCGTACAGGTCCTCCGCCATACCTTCGTACTGGCTCCCCTGCCCCGGAAAAAGAAAGACGGCCTTATTCATCATTCGCTATGGGATACTCTGATCAAGTCCGCGAAGTTCGGAGGCTGAGAGGCGCGCGCTGGTGGCGGCATACAACCTGCGCAGACCGGTTACAACTCCGCGGCTACGTGCACTTCCGCCTCTTTGCTCACCACCTTGCTGCCGTCGTAGGCCCAGCGGAGATAACAGGACCCCCAGGTAAATCCGCCACCGAACGCCACGAGAATAAGCACATCTCCCCGGCGCAGGTCACTTTCCCGATCTGCAAAACACAAGGGGATTGTGGCCGCCGTCGTGTTACCGTAGCGGTCGATATTGAGTATGACCTTGTCGCTATCGAGACCCATTTGCCGTGCGGTAGTATCGATGATCCGCTGGTTGGCCTGATGCGGAACGAGATAGCGAATATCGTCCACCCCCAGGTTGTGGCGTTTCATGATCTCTTCGGCGGATCGGGCCATGCCGTCCACGGCATATTTGAACACCGCACGTCCTTGCTGCTGCAAAAAATGCATACCCTTCGCAACCGTTTCGTAGGTGGGAGGATTCAGACTCCCACCTCCCGGCATAGAGAGCAGATCGGCATGTTTCCCGTCAATGCGCTGGTAAAAATCGATGATTCCGCATTCCCCGGGATCAGGCTCCAGAAGTACGGCAGCAGCGGCGTCTCCGAAAAGAACACACGTTGCCCGATCCTCGAAATTCGTAATACCGGTCATCTTGTCTGAGCCAATGACAAGCACTTTCTCATGGCGACCGCTTTCGATCATCTGCGCACCTGTCGCAAGAGCGAAAAGAAACCCGCTGCACGCCGCGGAAAGATCAAAACCCCAGGCATTCGACGCGCCGATGCTATCCTGCACAAGGCAGGCTGTCGCAGGGAAAAACATGTCCGGCGTGATGGTGGCAACGATGATCACATCGATTTCCTCCGGATCCAGCGCCCGCTTCTCCAGCAAATCCTGCGCTGCTTTCGATGCCATGTAGGCGGACGCCTTATCGGGATCGCGGAGAATGCGGCGTTCCCGAATGCCGGTACGCGTCCGGATCCATTCGTCATCGGTATCTACGATTCGCTCAAGATCCGCGTTCGTAAGCCGCTCGCCGGGCAGAAAGCGCCCAACCGCTGTAATGGCCGCATATCTCATAGCGCTGTTGATCGCTGGTTGCATGATTGGGAATGCCCCTTCTGCAAACCCCCTGCACAGATGATGGTTCGGGGCATCATTTGCCGAAGGCCTTGTTCATCGCCTCCAGTGCCCCATGCCGCGCCACATCGGCGGCCATAAGAATAATGCGCTCGATTGCCCGGGGCGTCGACCCGCCATGTCCAATCATCACATTGCCGTTTACTCCAAGCAGTGGCGCTCCGCCATATTCTTCGTAACTGAAACGAAGCCGCACGGCAGAAAGCACATCATGCACCATCTTCTTGTTCGGGTCGGAAAACGCCTGGCGCTCCATTTCTTCCGCAATCATCTGGGGGAATGCGGACGCAACGCTCTCCCCGAACTTGAGAAGGATGTTGCCGACGAATCCGTCGCAGACCACCACGTCAGCCATGTGGTGCAGGATGTCACGCCCCTCGATATTCCCGCAGAAATGAATGTCCGGAGACGCCTGGAGGAGTTTGTAGGCGGCCTTGACCTGCTCGTTTCCCTTCCGGGCTTCCTCGCCCAGGTTCACCAGGGCCACCCTCGGATTCTCAAGCTGCATCACAGTGGACGCATAGATCGAGCCCATCTTCGCAAACTGAAGCAGGTGCTCCGGGCGGCAATCCACATTGGTGCCCACATCGAGGATGATGCAATGGCCCCTGGTCGTCGGGAAAAAGGCAACGACCGAGGGACGGACAACGCCCTGTAAACTACCCAGTATGAAAAGCGAAGCCGCCATGATGGCGCCTGTATTTCCAGCGCTGACAAATCCGTGGGCCCTGCCTTCCTGCACCGCGCCAAGCCCGACATGAATGGAAGAACCCCACTTCGATTTTACGGCGGCGGCCGGGGCTTCGTCCATAGCGATCACATCAGGTGCATGAATGATGTGCAATGGCAACAGGTCGGTAACCTCCTTCCTTTGCGCTATCTCCGCTTGCAAGGCATCTTCCTGCCCCACAAGAAGCACCTCAAGATCATCGCCCGAAGCCTCCAGCGCATGTATAGCGCCCTCTACGACAACGGAGGGGGCCTTGTCGCCCCCCATGGCATCAACCGCTACCCGAATGGCCATGTTGGAAGATATGGAGAAACGGCCGGCGGACCGGACGCAATGTATGGCCTAAACGGCTTCCTTCGGCTCGATCACCTGACGGCCCCGGTAATAACCGCAACCGGGACAAGCGTGATGCAAGAGCATCGACGTGCCGCAGTTGGGGCACTCCGCTATTTGGGGTTGCTTCAAGCTACCGTAGTACCGGGCACGGCGTTGCCGTGTTCGAGCCTTGGAGTGTTTTCTTTTTGGATTCGCCATGATTTTCTGTGTTCACCGGCAAACGTATCGGCGTGAACGCCGACCTTAATCCCGGTCCTCCTCTGACTTCAATGCAATGAGTGCTTCCCAGCGTGGGTCTATGCTGCTGTCCTGCGTTCCTTGCGGGGCGCCGAACCTCATCGGGATGTCTATGTCCTCTGCCCCGGGAGCGACGCGACGCGCCGGGACCGCAAGCAAAATCGTGTCTCGCGTAACATCGGTAAGGTCCAGAACCCGATCGCTCGGGTCCATTATCCTGACCTCATTACAGCTGCCTTCCCTGCCGCCTGCGAACTCCGCGCAGGAAAACAGGATGCGGTACGTACCTTCGATCAGTCGATCGAAAGAACGCAACGTACGGTCGCATTCCAGCGTAGCCCGCGCTCGAATCGTCAGCGAAACGAAAATGCGCCCCTCGGCCACGTCAAGGCGTGCCGTGACTTCCACATCCCGAAACACCGAAGGGTCCAGTTCCAGCGCCTCGACCTCCGGCTTGAACGTTCGTTCATGCACTCCGGACGCCAGCGCTTCGATACCTATCGCAAACATGACAGCATGTCAAATCTGTTCCATCAAACGAAGATATGCACGCCAGCGTTCCAAGACAAAAACGCGCCACGGATTCGCCCGAAATGCCATGTGGTGTAAACAGAGATTCCGTACCGCCCCGCACATGCGAAATCCAGGGCATGCCGGCTTGTCTTTTGATCCCGAAATAGTTACCATCCTGCCATGTGTTCCGCAGGAAAAGAAGGCGCTGTCGAGTGTCAGGAGAAGGATTCCTCCGGATAACGCAAAAAAATGGTATGTTTGTGAGTAAGTTGTTGGCAAGTTTGCCTCATCCACTGGAGATACGTAACCAGCGACGATAAAATGAAGCGGGAAATGTGGAAAAGTGGCCGAATTTTTGACTTAAGTCTTTTATTCATTGGGACCTGTACAAAAACAGATGATGTGCATAACCTGTGAGCGTATCCATCGGAAACCGAACATGAAACATGCGAATCCTCGAGGGAATAACTCCCGATTGTGAATAATAGGTGCATATCGGACGAACTACGCCATCCGGCGGGTTTTTCGACGACATGGCCATCGTGAGCGACAGCGTGAAACAGGACGATCAAAAAGCATCCGCATATCCGCCGGGCAGTGCAAAGAAACAACCGGCGTCTGTTCCCGAGGCAGAGCCCTTTTCCGAACCGGCTGCCCCGGACTATCTGCTCCACGCTGCGCCGGGCGCTTCCGAATCCTCA
Coding sequences within:
- the fabD gene encoding ACP S-malonyltransferase, whose product is MNKAVFLFPGQGSQYEGMAEDLYERFAEAREIIDQADRLLGFPLSELMFGKSAEGDAALKRTDRTQPALYVHSMAVMAILRRTDLRAAMAAGHSLGEYSALVAAGALSFEDGLRLVRCRGELMANADDERPGAMAAVLGMEDDQVIRACEEVSGASDSVVAANFNAPGQVVISGDASAVERAMQEVRARGARRVVQLPVNGAFHSPLMEQARGGLERALSGCTIRSPLFPVYLNVTALATCDPEEIRQALVAQLTSPVYWSRSLRNMHEDGADGYIEIGAGNVLCGLARRTLGRDIKTVFAGKAEELALILARAC
- a CDS encoding ketoacyl-ACP synthase III, translating into MRYAAITAVGRFLPGERLTNADLERIVDTDDEWIRTRTGIRERRILRDPDKASAYMASKAAQDLLEKRALDPEEIDVIIVATITPDMFFPATACLVQDSIGASNAWGFDLSAACSGFLFALATGAQMIESGRHEKVLVIGSDKMTGITNFEDRATCVLFGDAAAAVLLEPDPGECGIIDFYQRIDGKHADLLSMPGGGSLNPPTYETVAKGMHFLQQQGRAVFKYAVDGMARSAEEIMKRHNLGVDDIRYLVPHQANQRIIDTTARQMGLDSDKVILNIDRYGNTTAATIPLCFADRESDLRRGDVLILVAFGGGFTWGSCYLRWAYDGSKVVSKEAEVHVAAEL
- the plsX gene encoding phosphate acyltransferase PlsX, whose translation is MAIRVAVDAMGGDKAPSVVVEGAIHALEASGDDLEVLLVGQEDALQAEIAQRKEVTDLLPLHIIHAPDVIAMDEAPAAAVKSKWGSSIHVGLGAVQEGRAHGFVSAGNTGAIMAASLFILGSLQGVVRPSVVAFFPTTRGHCIILDVGTNVDCRPEHLLQFAKMGSIYASTVMQLENPRVALVNLGEEARKGNEQVKAAYKLLQASPDIHFCGNIEGRDILHHMADVVVCDGFVGNILLKFGESVASAFPQMIAEEMERQAFSDPNKKMVHDVLSAVRLRFSYEEYGGAPLLGVNGNVMIGHGGSTPRAIERIILMAADVARHGALEAMNKAFGK
- a CDS encoding 50S ribosomal protein L32, with the protein product MANPKRKHSKARTRQRRARYYGSLKQPQIAECPNCGTSMLLHHACPGCGYYRGRQVIEPKEAV
- a CDS encoding DUF177 domain-containing protein yields the protein MFAIGIEALASGVHERTFKPEVEALELDPSVFRDVEVTARLDVAEGRIFVSLTIRARATLECDRTLRSFDRLIEGTYRILFSCAEFAGGREGSCNEVRIMDPSDRVLDLTDVTRDTILLAVPARRVAPGAEDIDIPMRFGAPQGTQDSSIDPRWEALIALKSEEDRD